Proteins co-encoded in one Yamadazyma tenuis chromosome 1, complete sequence genomic window:
- a CDS encoding uncharacterized protein (EggNog:ENOG503PGRH), producing MPPKLVDKRKQVTILKFKRGKSTYVVPIEFSTKSFQTLQNRLLDIINNSGGLTLSEDEPMMEDEDDIKVPKSEFIDEEEETGETDIKDAIMKDSPPPQTRIVKAGELAIGLPRDKTSPYSNDWVTVDDTILSTIEFNDYDILAFAVDGEPFNVVEAAYEE from the exons ATG CCTCCCAAACTCGTTGATAAACGGAAGCAGGTGACCATATTGAAATTCAAAAGAGGCAAGAGCACGTATGTGGTTCCTATAgagttttccaccaaatcattCCAAACCCTCCAAAATCGCCTTCtcgatatcatcaacaactcagGTGGGTTGACACTCTCGGAAGATGAACCCATgatggaagatgaagacgacATCAAAGTTCCCAAGTCTGAGTTTAtagacgaagaagaggaaacAGGGGAAACCGATATTAAAGACGCGATCATGAAAGActcaccaccaccacaaaccAGAATAGTCAAAGCGGGTGAATTGGCTATTGGGCTTCCCAGGGACAAAACTTCACCGTATTCAAATGACTGGGTGACAGTGGATGATACGATTTTGTCAACAATAGAATTCAACGATTATGATATCCTTGCATTTGCCGTAGACGGTGAACCTTTCAACGTAGTGGAAGCTGCTTATGAAGAATAG
- the CDC14 gene encoding cell division control protein 14 (COG:V; EggNog:ENOG503NU1E; BUSCO:EOG09262E7I) — MPKNKSTIPLIEFLKNRIYLGAYDHTPDDTAQLVYFTVEEALPYNSFHLDFGPLNIGSLYRFAVILHNILNEEANQGKAIVFYSTTGPKERANAACLLSCYMVLIQSWSPHQVLQPIAQIDPPLQGFRDAGYSSADFEITIQDVVYGMWRAKERGMIDLTSFNLEEYEQYERVDQGDFNMVSKDFVAFASPQQNHRKSGSLNEPFKKVLNFFLKNDVQLAVRLNSHLYDANEFTKRGIQHIDMIFDDGTCPTLEYVQKFIGAAECIINRGGKIAVHCKAGLGRTGCLIGAHLIYTHGFTANECIGYMRMIRPGMVVGPQQHWLYLHQNDFRDWRHTMCLDNRPDSFIGGLFPLVPYDEFKSRVRQEAKQRKLQNQQSLNSSVGHIDSSFQTPIRRRKISGALAAKIQTAVPQESPGQPRKINEENSGVVEIFNNSDDEEFIEHPTDHMQDVQVPNRTGTEIELSANDMNDDIRSSPNRDALRSISANQHYHTASQITKTTTKARTISGFSSSPQNQTQTHSSPLIKNKSRSPSRIGSGITQSRYANASPVRVISNGGVRKVSGSRKY, encoded by the exons ATGCCCAAGAACAAGCTGACAATTCCTTTGATCGAGTTTTTAAAAA ACCGAATCTATCTCGGGGCATACGACCATACTCCTGATGATACTGCTCAGCTTGTGTACTTTACTGTCGAAGAAGCATTGCCTTATAATTCCTTCCACTTGGATTTCGGTCCTTTGAACATCGGTAGTCTCTACCGATTCGCTGTAATTTTGCATAATATCTTAAATGAAGAGGCCAACCAAGGCAAAGCCATTGTGTTCTATAGTACCACCGGTCCTAAAGAAAGAGCTAACGCGGCCTGCTTATTGTCTTGTTACATGGTATTGATCCAATCTTGGTCCCCACACCAGGTGCTCCAGCCCATAGCTCAAATTGACCCGCCCTTACAAGGATTCCGTGATGCAGGTTACTCTTCCGCCgattttgaaatcaccattcAAGACGTGGTTTATGGAATGTGGAGAGCAAAAGAGAGAGGCATGATTGACCTtacttccttcaacttggaagagtaCGAGCAATACGAGAGGGTTGACCAAGGGGATTTCAATATGGTATCGAAGGACTTTGTGGCTTTTGCATCACCTCAGCAAAATCATAGAAAGTCTGGTTCTTTAAATGAACCGTTCAAAAAAGTAttgaatttcttcttgaaaaatgaTGTTCAGTTGGCAGTCCGGTTAAACTCACATCTTTACGATGCCAACGAGTTTACCAAGAGAGGTATCCAGCATATTGATATGATCTTCGATGATGGAACCTGTCCAACATTGGAATATGTCCAAAAGTTCATTGGAGCTGCTGAATGCATAATAAACAGAGGTGGGAAAATTGCAGTCCATTGTAAGGCTGGTTTAGgtagaactggatgcttaATTGGTGCCCATTTAATTTACACCCACGGATTCACTGCAAATGAATGTATCGGATACATGAGAATGATTCGTCCTGGTATGGTTGTTGGTCCCCAGCAGCACTGGCTTTATTTGCATCAAAATGATTTCCGGGACTGGAGACACACCATGTGTTTGGACAACAGACCCGACAGTTTCATTGGTGGATTATTCCCGTTGGTGCCATACGATGAATTCAAGTCTAGAGTTAGACAAGAAGCCAAGCAGAgaaagttgcaaaatcaacaaagttTGAACTCTTCAGTTGGCCACATAGACTCCTCATTCCAAACCCCAAttagaagaagaaagatcaGTGGAGCATTAGCGGCCAAAATCCAAACGGCAGTCCCCCAAGAGTCACCTGGTCAACCAAGAAAGATCAATGAGGAAAACTCTGGCGTGGTTGAGATCTTCAATAACTCcgatgatgaagagtttATTGAACATCCCACTGACCACATGCAAGATGTCCAAGTCCCAAATAGGACTGGTACCGAGATCGAATTGTCTGCTAATGATATGAATGATGATATTAGAAGTTCTCCGAATAGAGATGCGTTGAGATCCATATCTGCCAACCAGCATTATCACACAGCCCTGCAAAtaaccaaaaccaccaccaaggcTAGAACCATCAGTGGGttctcatcatcaccccaaaaccaaacccaaacccaTTCATCTcccttgatcaagaacaaatcAAGATCACCTTCCAGAATTGGATCGGGAATCACCCAGTCAAGGTATGCCAACGCTAGTCCTGTTCGAGTGATTTCGAATGGAGGTGTAAGGAAAGTTAGTGGATCTAGAAAATACTAA